The following DNA comes from Candidatus Stoquefichus sp. SB1.
CTCATAATCTTGATTCTACTTTCAATATATTAGCAATATTTGAATTTTCAAACTTTTTAATAAATCCATATAAAACAATGAATTCAAATCCTAAAGCACAAATATTGAACATAATCACTTCCAAAAAATATACTCTTATAATAGCAATTCCAATTATCAATATGGATACATATGTTATAAAAGTATACATATAGAGTTCTCGATATCTTTCTCGAGAACTATACCCATTCATATAACTTAATGCTATTTGTATTTGATTTTCTGAAACATAGAAATAAGTTATTTGATAAATAAGAATTGATATAAGTGCAACATAAAGTACAATTGTGAAAAGAGTTTCTTGTAGGGTTCTTTGGATAATAGCCAAATTAACAGAAGATATCTTTTCATTCGAATACATTTCTATTGTTTCATTTGTCATTCTTTTGACTTCATTCTGGTAATCTTGAATACTTTTCTCTTGTGTCAAAAGATTCATATAATATAATCTTGTAGCATCACTTTTATGTGTTACTAAATGGACCATAGGATTTGATAAATAATATGGTTGACTTAATTTTATATTAAAGCAATTTCCTGTTTTTTTAACATAAACAACTTTATACTGTTTTTCTCCCATTACTTTCTTCAGATTTTTATTTTTATATTCTTGTGGAACCAATAAAACGTCTTCATTAAACTGAGATAAATCTAAAACATGTCCATTTTCATCTTCAATAATTTGATTATCAAAGTAATTAGCATTAGCTAAAACAAATGGATAATCAATAACCATATCATCAATCTCTTCATAATCTTCTTCTGGTATGACTTCTAATAAATATTCTTTTGTATGATTTTGATAATAATCAAAATCTATATAGAAACCACCATTATGAAGATAATAATTAAATACTTCCTCAGTATTTTCTGATGTATTCATATCACTATCAAAATAAGCACTTTGATCAATTAATACCCTATTTTCTACAATTCCTTTATACTGAATTATAGAATCAATAGATGTTTGTATCATTTCAATAAATGGAATCATTAATAAAGAAACAACAATAACCTTTATTAAAACATTTATTTGGGCAAAATATTTAATTTGATATTCCTGTTTAAGATACTTTAAATGCATATTAAAATATATAAATATATATATGATAATGCCTAACAGAATCAATAATATCAAAAATATACTCACATATTTTATAAACAATTGATAGTATGCATAATTATAAGCTGCTATTTCTCCTGCATTGATATACATTGTGATTATCAAAGATATCATAAAAACAAACATTTCAACAATCACAAAATACCCTAGTTTCATTCTCATTATTTTGAATATAGAAAGACCATTTAATCGCATAATCATAATTTCTCGTTTGAGTTTCATTAAATAAACAACCAATAATAAACCAATAACAACAATCAATACAACCATAACTTTTAACATATTCATTTGATTATCTTGATGAATATTATCAAGTTGAGCAGGTGAATAACCATCAGTTAAATCTTGATAACTTATATGTCCTTTTAAAAAGACATTATTCATATCAGTTAGTAAATCTTCACGATGATTGCTATATAAAAACAAAGAAATATGGTTATTGTTATTTTTTATAACCTCATCTATTTGATAAAAATTATGAATACGATATTGATCATGAAAATCATGAAAGAATTCTTTATTCACCGTTACCATAACTCCACTATTATTTGGATCATTTTGATACGTAGTATAATATTGATGCCTATCATATTGACGAAAATCTATTGTTTGATTTTTATCAGAATAACTTATCCCATTGAGTATATCTGATTGATCAGTATATAAATAATAATTACTAAAATGAACTCCACCTTGATTATCTCCAGTCACCATCAACATAGTTAAATGATGTTCTTGACAATAATCAATTAATGACATAACACCTTCTTTTTGATGTTCATTTTGAAATTGACTCCAAAGCATTATGGTTTCTTTTTGAATTTGACTAGATACATAGTCCTGAATAGCACCTAACTGATAATATTGCACATTTTCCATATTCACAAAACTCAAATATCCGATTATCACAGAAATGAAAATTGTTATTAGCCAAATTCCCCTCTTAATCATATTATCACTCCTTCATATAGACAAAAAAGGGGAATCCCCCTTTTTGGTTAATTACATTCTCATTCATTATCAAATTCAAACCAGTTATTTAAAACATATATGAAATATTTCTTTTAAAAATATCAATTTCACTTTTTCCAACCATTACAATAAAACAATAATTAACCTTCTTTTGGAATCATTTATTATCACATAACTAAGTTTTTTTACTTGAAGTAAAGATGCTGTGTAGTTATATTTTATTTATCTATGTGAAATGAAATCTTGATACATATGATAAACTTTCATAATGCTTTTATAAACAAACAATATCTCTCCGACAATAAGAACAAGTATTCCACTCCATGAAAAAACACTAGAAATACTCGATACACTTGTTCCTGACAACATTGAACTAACGCCAATCATCAAAACACCCAATATAAAATACTCAATAACTCTTTTCATAAGACTCATAACCTCCTCTTTCATTATTTTATTATAAATATAAAAGACATTACAAAAAGAAGATATTTATCAATAAATACTAACTCCCTAAATGAAATGTCTTTTATAAATTATATATGTTTGTCCCCTCAGCATATATCCTTATACTTATATTATATACCATAAATATGGAATTTTTGTGAATATATTCACTTATTTGTTTCTGAAAGTTTTTAGAAAAGTTCTGAAAAATATCACAATCATTATTCATTTGTGATATGATAAGAACATATGAAAGGAATGTGATAGAAATGAAAAAGAAAACTTTAGCAACGGCAGCAATCTTAACTGGTGCAATGGTTGGTTTTGCGAGTGTCACTGCTATTGATTTAGCATGTAAGAAAAGAGCTCCAAAAAAGAAAAAAGATGATTCTGTTGATCCACATATCGAAAAGAATTTGCCTTGGTTAAAACAACAGCATTTTGAGGACTTGGAAATCACTTCTCATGATGGTTTGAAATTAAAAGCAAAACTTTTAAAATCAGATCTTGATACTGATAAAGTTCTTATTGCAGTTCATGGATATCGTTCTTATAATTTAAAGGAATATGCTTATTATATTAAATTTTATCATGATTTAGGTTTCCATATTCTCATGCCTGATAATCGTGCTCACGGAGAAAGTGAAGGAACATATATTGGTTTTGGATGGTTAGATAGATTGGATTGTATTCAATGGATTCATAAGATGAAAGAATATTTTGATAAAGATTTACAAATTGTTTTACATGGTATATCTATGGGAAGTGCAACTGTCTTGATGGCTAGTGGTGAAGAATTGCCAAGTGATGTCAAATGTATTATTTCTGATTGTGGATTTACAAGTGTTTTAGATGAATTTGAACATGAATTAAAACAAGCTCATATTCCACCTGCACTTATTTTGCCAACAGCGACACTTTTAAGTAAAAAACGTGTTGGTTATAGTTTTAAAGAAGCTTCAACAATTAATCAAGTTAAGAAATCAAAAACACCAACATTATTCATTCATGGTGATCAAGATGATTTTGTTCCAACTTATATGGTTTATGATCTTTATAATGCCTGTGCTGCTGATAAAGATTTACTGATTGTTGAAGGTGCAAAACATGCTCAAAGTTATCTTGTGAATCAAGAGTTATGTGAAAAAACAATTATAGAATTTATGAGTCAATATGTTCATTAACAACAAAGGAGATTGAATTCAATCTCCTTTTAACATATTCACTATACTTCTTATCATTGTTCCAGTTGCTCCAGTGCCATTATTATCTGCAGTTCCAGCAATATCCAAGTGAATCCACTCTACATCTTTTTCAATAAATGCTTCAAGGAAATTCGCAGCGACACTTGCTCCAGCTCCTGGTTTTCCAACTGAATTTTTAAAATCAGCACTAGATGATTTTAATTTTGCAAAATATTCTTCATCCATTGGTAAACGCCAACCTTTTTCATCAGAATCATTCATAGCCTTAGAAAATTGGTAATAAAATGCATCATTATTTGCAAAAACACCTGTATAAACATCGCCTAAAGCACTAACACAGGCTCCTGTTAAAGTTGCTAAATCAATAATTCGTTTAACACCTAATTGTTGGGCATAAGTTAATGCATCACATAATATTAATCTTCCCTCAGCATCAGTACTTACAATTTCAACCGTTTTACCTGACAATGTTGTAATAACATCTTGA
Coding sequences within:
- a CDS encoding alpha/beta hydrolase, with protein sequence MKKKTLATAAILTGAMVGFASVTAIDLACKKRAPKKKKDDSVDPHIEKNLPWLKQQHFEDLEITSHDGLKLKAKLLKSDLDTDKVLIAVHGYRSYNLKEYAYYIKFYHDLGFHILMPDNRAHGESEGTYIGFGWLDRLDCIQWIHKMKEYFDKDLQIVLHGISMGSATVLMASGEELPSDVKCIISDCGFTSVLDEFEHELKQAHIPPALILPTATLLSKKRVGYSFKEASTINQVKKSKTPTLFIHGDQDDFVPTYMVYDLYNACAADKDLLIVEGAKHAQSYLVNQELCEKTIIEFMSQYVH